In the genome of Streptomyces sp. 846.5, the window CAAACGGGACACGCGATCTCCCTGTTCATGGTGTGGATGGTGACGGGGGGCTGGCCGACCCCTGCCGTCGGTCCTGACGTCGCGTGCCCAGCATTCACCAACAAGTCGATAAAGTTCCATCCAGATCGGGACATGTCCCCCGAATGGGGTCAGTAACCGATGGTCGCCCCTTTCGTTGAGCCGGGGCCGCGTCAACCCGCAGGTGTGCGTCACCCTTGCTGATCAGGCACAGTTGACCCCGACTCGCATGATTGAGGAGCTGAGAGAACAAGGAGCAGAGGTGCCCGAGGGCAGCAGGCCTGAGCAGGACGACGACACCAGGGGGACGGTCACCCCCGGGCTGCTCGGACACGCCGAACCGGTGGGCACCACCCCCTCGTCCCTGGAGCAGAGCCCGGCGCCGGTGCCGGTGCCGCCGGGCGAGGACTGGGTGGCCCTCGGCTACACCCCTCCTTCCGGCATCTCCCTCACCAAGCTCAGCGTCGGCGCCCCCGGCGCCGCCCCCTGGCCGGACCGGATGCGCACCCTGCTGCGCACCCCCATGTACGAACGCCCCGCCTTCGAGCGCAGCGCCGCCCCCGAGCAGGCCGAGGTCGGCCCCAATGTGCCCCGGGTCCTCGACCTGACGCTCCGTATCGGCGAGCTGCTGCTCGCCAGCGGCGAGAGCGCCGAGGACGTCGAGGCGGCCATGCTGGGCGTCAGCCACGCCTACGGACTGGACCGCTGCGAGCCGCAGGTCACCTTCACCCTGATCTCCATCTCCTACCAGCCCTCACTGGTGGAGCCGCCGGTCACCGCCTCCCGGGTGGTCCGCCGCCGGGGCTCGGACTACACCCGGCTCGGGGCGGTCTACCGGCTGGTCGCCGACATCACCGCGGAGCAGGTCAGCACCGAGGACGCGTACCGCAGGCTCGCCGAGATCCGCCGCAACCGGCACCCCTACCCCGGCTGGGTGCTGTCGCTGGGCACCGGACTGCTGGCCGGCTCGGCGACGCTGCTAGTCGGCGGCAGGGGCGACGCCCAGGCCTGGCTGGTGTTCGCCGCCGCCTTCGTCGCGGCGGTCATCGGCGACCGGCTGGCCTGGGGCGTCGCCAGGAAGGGGCTGCCGGAGTTCTACCAGTTCGTGGTCGCGGCCATGCCGGCCGCCGGGATGGGCGTGGTGCTCACCCTGGGCGACTCAGGGCTGCGCGGCTCGGTGGTGATCACCGGTGGCCTGTTCGCGCTGCTGCCCGGACGCGCCCTGGTCGCCGCCGTCGCCGACGGCCTCACCGGCTTCTACATCACCGCGGCGGCTCGGCTGCTGGAGGTTGTCTACCTGGTCGTCGGCATCGTTCTGGGCGTCCTGCTGGTGCTCTACGTCGGCGTCAACGTCAGCGCCTCGCTGCACCCCGAGCAGACCTTCGCCACCCACGCCTTCCCGGCGCTGCAACTGCCCGCCGCGATGGCGCTCACCCTGTTCTTCGCGGTCCTGCTGCAGACCTCCCGCCGGGTGCTGCCCTTCGTCACCTGCTTCGGCGGCGTCGGCTGGGCGGTGTACGGGGTGCTCACCGTCGAGGGCAGGCTCTCGCCGATCATCGCCACCGGGCTGGCCTCCGGGACGGTGGGCCTGTTCGGCCAGCTCGCCTCGCGCTACCGTTACGCCTCCTCGCTGCCGTACGTCACCGCCGCGCTGGGACCGCTGATGCCGGGCTCGGTGATCTACCTGGGCCTGCTCTCCTTCGCCAAGGGCGACCCGATCAACGGCCTGGTCTCGATCAGCCGGGCTGCGGCCATCGCCCTGGCCCTGGCCGTCGGGGTGAACCTCGGCGGCGAGGTGGCCCGGATGTTCCTGAGGGTTCCCCAGGGCGACGCGCCCGCAGTGG includes:
- a CDS encoding threonine/serine exporter family protein — encoded protein: MIEELREQGAEVPEGSRPEQDDDTRGTVTPGLLGHAEPVGTTPSSLEQSPAPVPVPPGEDWVALGYTPPSGISLTKLSVGAPGAAPWPDRMRTLLRTPMYERPAFERSAAPEQAEVGPNVPRVLDLTLRIGELLLASGESAEDVEAAMLGVSHAYGLDRCEPQVTFTLISISYQPSLVEPPVTASRVVRRRGSDYTRLGAVYRLVADITAEQVSTEDAYRRLAEIRRNRHPYPGWVLSLGTGLLAGSATLLVGGRGDAQAWLVFAAAFVAAVIGDRLAWGVARKGLPEFYQFVVAAMPAAGMGVVLTLGDSGLRGSVVITGGLFALLPGRALVAAVADGLTGFYITAAARLLEVVYLVVGIVLGVLLVLYVGVNVSASLHPEQTFATHAFPALQLPAAMALTLFFAVLLQTSRRVLPFVTCFGGVGWAVYGVLTVEGRLSPIIATGLASGTVGLFGQLASRYRYASSLPYVTAALGPLMPGSVIYLGLLSFAKGDPINGLVSISRAAAIALALAVGVNLGGEVARMFLRVPQGDAPAVVRRAAKRTRGF